The Phaseolus vulgaris cultivar G19833 chromosome 10, P. vulgaris v2.0, whole genome shotgun sequence DNA window atttgtctttttaaattgtaaaattcagagaataaaattattttttatcttacaCAATTtgcaagtaattttttttaaaagactgCATAATTCAGAAGTTACTTTTAAGTTCAAGTTCTCTTTTCATATCATCCTTGGTGTTGGATCCTGAATTGTATTACAAGTTACATTGCATCCTCACTTTAGTTGATCTAACATGCTTAAAATGGtaaattttttcatcttttttttttaaaattccatATCAGATCTTCATCAGAATAATTTTTCATACACAGCACTCATAGTGGATTATGCCTAAACTGCACGCAGCATGACAGCATGCATGCACATGCAGCATGTATTTCCCACGACTCAACTTCTCTAAAGTTTTCAAAGACCCAAAACATGGAACACATTACTTCTAAGGAAGAGAATAATTTGAGTACATTTGTTTTACCATGAAATTTATCTAAGAAATTATAAACCAAGTATACTGCAAAACATAATAAAGTTACAGACATAAATATAAGTGCATTGTTTGTCAGAAAAGTTAGCAAAAAGAGTTTCATAATGACCAAAAGTAATGCAGTGTTGATGTTGCTACCATTACTGTTATCTGTTTGGTTATTGTTACAGTGTTTTCATGCTTTATCTTTTTGTCAAGTGATATCCAACTTGTGTGCATTCCCTAATTAATGGTGCTATAAAGCAAGTTAAAGGTGGTTTAGTGCGCATGATATGATAGAAACActacacaacacaacacaaggAAAAACATATACACACAACCTTATGCATAccctttttttttcctcattcaCTTGTGTGTACTATGAAGAACAGACTAAACAGAATCACCAATTTCTGAGAAAGCAAAGAACATGACAAATTAACAATCATAATGGACAAGGAAAAGGAGATTCATTGAGATTGGATTTTTTGTTATGCTGTCTGATTTTTCCTTCCATAATTGTCAATTTTGTGGTGGTTctgtaattaatataattatgccAATTTTGTGGTGGTTTTGTAATTAGTATATCAgtaaaaagaattattaaatagaaatcaatttaagagatcacaaataattaattattatgttaACTAGATTATAAAGTTGGTAGCTAAGATCTCAGTgtctaattagatatcaatttagaaactagtttataaattttattaataatagaaactaatttagataccaataattttttattctctaaaatagtatctaatttagttaatatggtgattaattatttttgtctctaaatttaatttctattttgtgattttcttgtagtgtatatatttatctatttttaaattatctttaatattaatgttaaatattgactaaaaaaaattataatatataataagatgTAAACCTTGtattataaattgatttaataaaattgagttaaattttttttaataacaaaatttaaatcgttgtgaaaattatttttaaaccaTGCTTCtcttcaaaataaagaaaaaactcATATTTCCTTTTTTGTAAAGAAAGTTGTGACACTTTAAACATAAGGGGCATATCTTCTATCCTTTTTGtttcatatttttgaaaaactgtttttgttTAGAACAACTTAttgtattttttctaaaattgttttcaacattaatgtatctttttcattttctgaaaaaaaaaactaaaacatttGTAAGTTTTTTAGATTTTCTACTTTCAATTTtctattgtatattttttttttttacttctacaattttttttgcTGTTCTTTTACTTTTAGGTATTGTTTTATACAATAATTTTGAAAACCCAAAAAGGAAAAAGATACTAGGTGCATACCACAAGGAGAACAATTATAAAACAAATTCTTATCATGTGCTTTATTTGGTAGACAATAAACAACAGAATACTATttctaaacataaatatatGCAAAATTATTTAGTATGTTCATTGAATCTTCCTCATAAAATAGCACAGAATGATAAATTTGTATGTTTAGATTTGTGAGCAGAAAGAGTAAAAAGGCATTTGAAGAAGCCATTAATGTCTCTCATCTATGCTGCAACTGGTTAAAAGGCAAATGTCAAATTCTTAACTTTTCACCTAATAATTcaaacttttattgagtactcAAAAAGTCATTCACAAAAGGCATACACCACAATAATTACTTAAACCTTTTCTActtttattcaataaatatagTTTATAATGGTCAAGGATCAAAACACATCATTGACTCATAATGCAATAACATTTCATAAGATATTTTAagcaaaatcaattttaaaaataataaataattaaccactttattaattaaattaaataacattttataaattaaaaaattattaatatttaaaataatttttattattaataaataatttttaattttttgtgtaATTAGTTATCAAAGATTTTAGcaaccaactttagaatctaaacaattaatagttaaaacattgataactaattagataacaatttaaaaattatttaagtacTAATGatacctttttattttttaaaataatatataatttagtcaatatattaccctacaagaaaatcattaaataacaactaaaattagaaaccaaaaatactTAGTCActttattgaataaattatatattagtttagagactaaaaaattagtaGTAGCtaagtggtttctattattaataaaaaattataaaataatttcttaattggtatttatttaaattagctaccaagattttaacaactaatattttagtttctaaattagtctatAAAGTAATAAGTagctaaaacattggtagctagtggttaaatactaatttagaaactattttataattttttattaataatagaatctattttagatattaataatttttttaatttataaaatgatccaTATTCTAtttaaatagtaactaattattttggtttctaaaattagtttttatttaatgattttcttgtattcttgattaattatttttatttttaaaattaatttttatttaaatattttcttaagtactctcattttaatttttttgtaggGTTTCAATTCAAGGCACCATATCATCTTTAAAATTAACATCTAAGTAACAATGAGACACTGATTTTCTTAAATACTATGAATTTATTTCTGTAACTTGAATGCATATGATATAAAGATTGGTTGAGATTATAAATGTGTGAGAAATTATCTAACAAATTCTTGCAATGTCCTCAACCATTATAGGTGTGATTAGTTATTGAGGAACTGAGAGAGCTTTTGGCAAAGGTTGATGAGTGTCCATTGGAATTGGAGTTGGCACCAACTTGCAATCAACTGAGATTGTTTGAGGAGTTTTGTTAATGATGTTCTTTCCTTCTTCACTAGCTTTGTTGATGAGATGCAGTAGAACATGTTGCAGCTCTTTCCCATCTCTCCAACCATGCACCTCTGCCTTTATCTTAGTGGAATTTTTGGAGACTAAATCACACAGTGGAAACCCTGTTCTTGGCATCAAATAGTCATTTTCTTTTAGCTTCAGACTTGGGCAAAAATCTCCATTTCCATCTCCAAGATAGATTACTTTCTTCTTTCCTGCTCCTGCCATGGAATTTTGAATCCTTTCTATCACCACTCCCTGCATGTCATTCCACAACTTTTCAggaaaaaaatttcaaacaaaTGAAGTATTTACAGTACAATGATACATAAACAAGCATAAAACATTCAAACAATCATAAATTTCATTCATGAGGTATTGCTCTATGTTCTGAATAATCCTAAAGTAAACATATTATCTAACTACTTCTTTAAGTATTAAAAATCATACCCCTTTATGTATTAAAAATCATGatgttgatttttatttaatttttatcagcaaagaatgaaattaaactAAGAGAGATACAAAAGGGTATCCCAATCCTTTTACATAGACCAAATCACATTAAGAatcttcaagaataaagagatgAACAAACACCTCAAAAATAATAGATAGATAATGTTTGCTGAATAAGCTAGACATCCTATTCCAGTTAGCACAGTGCTCGTATTGGAAAATCATGGATGTTGGTAAATtgacattttatttaaaatatctaaGAATTTTGCAGGAATTGTCTTATTTCTTGGAAATTTTTATGAGACTTGATTTTTGTCAAAAGTTGTGTGGTTCCCTGGACTGTGAAATGCATGACAGAGACCAAAAAAGTGGAGGATTTGAGGTCAATATCAGAAAGGGCTAAAACTatgttaatttaatattaacaaaGGTCAAATTGACCAAAGCAGCTGCAATAACTGGTTGTGCTAGCCAAATATTGAGGAAGGTAATAAACATGGTATTCAAAGCACAAGTGATTAACTGTAAATTACTAGAATGAATGTGAGAGTTAATTGCATGGCCATAATTAAGTAAATAGATGTTGAGAAATCATGTAATTGCCTTGCACATGTTTGGTGGACAAAGATTGCATCCATGGGAAGATTTTAGGTAATCATGGTATGGACAAATGTTGAGGCTCCCTTCCTTGACATGGCTGGGGTTACAAATGATCTCTGAGAAACAGTTCCACACTCCATGATGCTTCAGAATTGTctcaataaagaaaatatttgcaTCACTCACAATCTTCAGATCACACCTGAATCCAATTCCATAGTCATTAGTTATGATATCTTCATTCACACACACTCACAAACATGATAAGGGTGTGTTCATGGCAGAAAGAATGGAAGAAATTTAAGGGTGTATTTGCCATGAGAAAACATTTTCTGTTTTTACTTTTGATTACAAAACCATCATTTACTTTAAAATGTATTGTCAAATACTATTAATTGTACACTGAAAAGGTAAACATAACTTTTTCTCTCTATTATGcagattaaaaacaaaaatagtctCATATTCTCCTACTATACACATTTTACCCAAGGGAATAAGCTGCCTCAATAGCAGGAACAATGCATGGATGCATTGGTGTCCTCTTCAGAATCTCCACAATGTCTTCAATGGTTTTTCCTTGTGAATGAAGCTCTTTCATCATCCTATCCTGCAAgattttggaaaaataaaatataagccaagaatgaaaagaaaaaatgttgaaaattgtagtaCTAGTTGAAAAAAATAACCATGAGAGGGTTCCAATGCATGGTAGGAAGAAGCTGGTAGAAGTTTTGAGTTAAAGCAGTGTCATCAAGCACCCAATTATCACTGTCACACTCAATGATTGTTGAGTCAAAGTCAAAAATGACCATAATCTCAGCCATTTTGAATGCACCAAACAAATGTTGAGATAAAGTGTGAGGTCATGCATTAATTGAGAGGGTATTTATAGGGAAAGAAGGTTAGAGATTGCACGAAAGCATGATCATAGAAGCATTATCAGATAAGATATTATTAGGAAAAGCCACTTTTTTTCTCCACTTTTTCACATTTTCTTTCATTGGGGCAAGTAATTTAGAGGAGAAGATAGTGGTGCATGACACTTTCTGTTGCATCAGATACATATTTTAACACCTGCTATAACTTCATTAATAATCCTTCTGTCAAACCAACATAAATtgtgttttttaaattaatcaataaAGAGTGCTGATAAAAATATACACttcacattttaataaattaatattttattatttaatttaaaatattattataaataatgtcAAATACATTATTTATTGTTCATAATTTCAACACAACTTTTCTGTTAATAAAACTAATGTCACCTATTTTTTTTTGGGTAAAGAcacaagttatatatatatatatatatgaaagacAAATACTAATTACATTTCcttatattctttttttatagTATTGAGTTACCCAAATATTGAGTGACCCAACCCGGTCCAGTTAAAAtacttattaaatatttatttttttaattgtttattagTTATACTATTTTCTATTTCTTctcatttatcttttttttcatcACATCAATTGtactatattatttatttttaaaattataatattcatttatttttcaaaattaacatactaaaaacttaaaaaggtctttccctttttattttattttattttttagagttTTGAGCATTGAGGATTTGAATTGTAATCTTCCAAGGACCATTGGCCCAAAATAACttatattcttctttttcttattgGACTCATATGTTCCATTTCTTTTAGaaaattgcttcctgcacccccacatctttaaaaaaaatattttaccctTCTCTAAAGTGACATCTAGATTACTTGTTTTGGAAATTtgttttagaataaactttcAGGAATTTGTGAAATACATTTCAGAAAAAacttttcaaactttttttcaaaataaacattttagaACATATATAATACCTAAATGCATTTTTCGGAATGAGTTTTCTGGTGTGTTCTATCaatattaaactaaaattaattttgtttttcttcttctaagtGAAGTTTGAGCGATTGTGATGGTGGCGACAATGGCGGTGGTGGGACTGGACAGGACCAATTAGTCATTTAACCCAATTGTGGGGTGCAATGTTAAAAAATGGGGGATGCACGAAGTAATTCCCTTTTTTATTTCATCTTGCTGTTCTACTTTTATATAGAGAAAGCCCACtatgaaaaatttaaatgtttgttattattattattaatatagaaaatatatgtataaAGAATGACGGGGATAAAATTAGGTATACTCATAAGCCTAGCTACGTTGTATTATTAGTACATTAGTTATATTTGAACGAAATTTTTTATATAgactttaaaaaataagaataaataaataaatttcttcgTAAGTTAAGATTAATTTATATAGCAAAAGAAAATCAAAGTGGTGTTTGGTATGTTGACAGAAGACTATGTTGATTGTAGTCAAATATTTTCCACTGCAAAACATTGCCTTTCACATCACAGTAAGCAGTCTGCAAGGAAATAGGGCAAACCTAGGACCAACTCCAACATTAGGAAACTTCAGTGATGGTTTAATTAAGGTTGTTAACAAAAATATCGAATTATGATACATTTTTAAAGTTACTAAACCATGAAATTATGGTCTAACTGGGAGGGCTTTAGGGATAGCCTCGTGAGCAGAGACTGACAGAATCTGAAGCTTGCAGTCAGAGGAAATGAAGGGAGAATTGTGCTCCATTGACACTTTGCTGATCAAGTGCAGCAAAACTTGTTCAAGTTCTTCTCCATCACTCCATCCATGAATCTCAGCCTTAACAGCTGAAGGGTCTCTGCATATCAAGTCCCACACCGGAAAGTTCTTCCTTGGCATCATAAAGTCCTTTTCTTTCAGCCTCAAACTTGGGCAATAGTCTCCACTGCCATCTCCAAGATAGATCAACCTCTTATCCTCTTCTGATATTGAATCTTGCATCCTCTTTATCACTAAACCCTGCAATCATTCAAATCAAATTACATTTTACAATCATAAGATAATtgcacataattttttatatattatgaactATTGGTGGGGCCTAGGtcaaaattattctttattttatacttCAATCAAATCCTGTGGGCTCATATCAGAGAGAAAACCAGAATGGAATGGTTGGTTGGTTAAGAAAAGTTTTGGTATTTTTTAAGGCCAACAAATCAGGTGACAGCACTCCATTGTTAGTTCTTGTCAAcataattaacaatagaaaacAATACTTTCCCAGAAGCTCAAACCAGTTAACATCAACTTCAAAACAATATCTGGGAATGTGTACTGTTCCCAACTGTCTATATAAATAGCAGTTTTGAGTTTTTAAACTACCAAGGTGTTTCAAATCAGCATTAACTCTCTTAAAATTTCAACTCTCAACATGGTTTTGATAAATCAAACAGTTCACATTATTTCAAAAGAAGTTATCTTTTAGCAAAGAAAAATACGGTAGTGGATGAAAGATGACATCTATATTTACCTTACACATGTTTGGAGGACACAAACTGCAGCCATGAGGAGATCTGTTGAAATCATGGCAAGGTAGAATCCTTAACCTTCCTTCTTCATTCACATAACCGGGGTTAGTATTGATCTCTGAGAAATATTCCCTTATTCCTAAGTGCTTCAAAATTGACTCAATGAAAAACAAGTTTGCGTCACTCACAATCCTCAAATCACACCTGGAAAAACAAATGCCACCATAAATTTAATCCACaaaatcacattaaaaaaaagtaacaaaatttGCATGCATAGTTACATACCCTGAAGCATGAGCTGCTTTAACAGCGGGTATTACCCTGGGGTGCAAGGGAATCTTATGCAGAACCTCTTCAATGTCCTTAATGGTTTTACCCTGTGAGTGAAGCTCCATCATCATCTTGTCCTATAAATccaaaaccaaaacaaacaaaaaataacaaacGGTTATTCATACCATTAAcacaaaatctaaaaaaaaaatatacaaaaaaggaagaaaaaaactaattcttagatatattttaACTGTTCTTGGTTACATTGCCGCATTATTTGTTAATCTTTAatgcaaaaataatttaacCAAAATTAGAAAATGAAACTTTAATGGCAAAGAACACTTAGCAAACAGGCATGTAAAGTTTGTTCCTAAAGAAAGTGACTACAAAGGCTTACCATGAGAGTGTTCCAAGGCATTGTGGGAAGGAGTTGGTTGAACAAATCTGTGAAACCCAACTCGTCGATGACCCAGTTGTCGCTGTCGACATCCACAATGGTCTTGTCAAAGTCGAAAACAACCACAATTTCAGACATGTTTGTTTTGGTGAATGCAGAAACTCTGAACGGCCCAGAAGAAGAAACCTTCTTCTCAAGAACAAGGCTCTCTTTGGGTGTCTGGTGGTGCTCTCAAGATCTGCTCTTGGCTTGGATTGCACCCTGAAAGAGAATGAAAAGGGTATTTGTAGTGAATGTGGGTTAAGAAAACCCCAAAAAAATGAATCTTTGATTCCAAAGGAATATTACCTTGCATATGGATTGTTCCTGGAAGAGAAGAAGGTGACCAAGGAAAAAGTTTCATTTTTAGCCTCAGAAATTTCTAGCTGTGACATTTCAAATTCAATCTAAGCCGTTGGTTTTGAAGAATATTAGGTGGGAAAAAAATCAGAGGGTTTGGAGATTGAGCATAAATATGGGAATATTCCATTAGGGAATTTGATGCCTTTGATGTGACTATGAAACGCGCTACTCCACCAACAAGTTTACAGGTGCAACCCATCAGAATATTTTGGGTATAGTCCCTTCCCTTCCACAAACATTTAACTCATGCAATccatttttatcaaaatttcattTATTACAATCTTAAGTGTAATAATGttcattgaaaataaaatatattctatattattaaataaattagcaACATAGTGTGTGTTCATTAAATGTCTTCTATTGTGTGTCTTTCTAGCATTGTAATTATTGTTAGAACACACTTAATTTGGAGTAAATAAATGTGATTTGgtgaaaaaaatagtatttactttatgaaaaaaaaaattaaaaaattaatttatttactttttacaaaaaattatcctttttaaaaaaattattttatttcaatatctaaaatagttataatttcaatatattcttttcatttttttcgaTTATAAATAACCAGCACGTTATTATATTAAGACGGACTATAGGGGTGAAGGGGAGTCACCTTTTTCTcttcaaaattataatatagatttttctaaaataaaaattattttttacgtgttaaatttaaacaattttttacaTGAATTATATGACTTCTATATTATAGTATAGCgcattttattattagtttaaatattaattCAGACTATTTACACTCTTGAGAAAATATTTAATCTACAACTTTTTATATCCATACtgtttattcttaattttaaaagttttattccttttattattacattaaaagaatatattatcaataaaagatcaaattttttaaataagatttcaaagtaattaaaaaaaaactgaaaatatCACTATTACCTAGGATGAATGTTGCAAACACCccataaaatataaactacgcacacaatatacattttttatattatcataaACTATAGCATAGGAgtctaatataataaatatatttaactaaatcatattgaaatatataaaatctaACCGAAGTTCATAGAAAATCTTAGATATCTCTATGGAATAGTAATGAAATAACCATTAAAAAAATgactcaattaaaaattaaatcaactTAAAACTAAGCATAAATCATATATACTATAGTTTACTCTAAAGAATCTATTTCATATCAGTTGTCATGcagaataaatttataatgaatTTAAGTATAAATAAACAGTAGATATATAAGTATTCTGTTATTATCTCATACTTTTGTCTCCATAAGTTTTTGAAGAAGAAtagtaaaaagaagaaaagaagactCAGTAAAAATTCAAtgaaatcacaaaaaaaaaatagagagagacaaaaaaaaatggtgGTATGATATTGATCCAAAATTAAAGTTGAAGCAAAACATCAATAACCAAAGTGTTGTTTGGTATGTCTGCGGAACACCACCAAGATTTCTTGTCAATCAAGATTAGTCAAATGTTATCCAATgttcagagaaaaaaaaaaattcccaaAGATGTATAGAAAACATGTATTGGTATTTGATAGAAATTATAGTGGTCCACAACTTAAGACCAATTCCAACATTTAACATTTGCAACTTTATTATAGTATAAGTTTGGTGAAGGTTAATTGGGAAAAAAGCTTAAAAGTTACTATGATACATTCTAAACTAAGAACTGGTTATGGGCGAAGTGGTAGGGCTTTGGGCAAAGCCTCCAAAACAGAGAGTGACAGAGTCTGAAGCTTGCAATCAGAGGTAATGAAGGGAGATTTGTGCTCCATTGACACTTTGCTGATCAATTGCAGCAATACTTGTTCAAGTTCTTCTCCATCACTCCATCCATGAATCTCAGCCTTAACAACTGAAGGGTCTTTGCATATCAAGTCCCACACTGGAAAGTTCTTCCTTGGCATCATAAAGTCCTTCTCTTTCAGCCTCAAACTTGGGCAATAGTCTCCACTCCCATCTCCAAGGTAGATCAACCTCTTATCCTCTTCTGATATTGAATCTTGCATCCTCTTTATCACCAAACCCTGCAatcattcaaataaaataacattttacaatcaaaagataattatacataattttttatttattatgaacTATTGGTGGGGCCTAGGTCAAAattgttctttattttatatttcaatcaAATCCAGTAGGCTCGTATCAGAGAGAAAACAAGGATGGCATGTTTGGTGGTTAAGAAAATATTTGGTATTTTTTAAGGCCAAGAATTCAGGAGACAAGTTCCATTATAGGATCAATTCATGACTCATAAACACTTGAGCCACGTTA harbors:
- the LOC137819306 gene encoding inorganic pyrophosphatase 2-like, yielding MAEIMVIFDFDSTIIECDSDNWVLDDTALTQNFYQLLPTMHWNPLMDRMMKELHSQGKTIEDIVEILKRTPMHPCIVPAIEAAYSLGCDLKIVSDANIFFIETILKHHGVWNCFSEIICNPSHVKEGSLNICPYHDYLKSSHGCNLCPPNMCKGVVIERIQNSMAGAGKKKVIYLGDGNGDFCPSLKLKENDYLMPRTGFPLCDLVSKNSTKIKAEVHGWRDGKELQHVLLHLINKASEEGKNIINKTPQTISVDCKLVPTPIPMDTHQPLPKALSVPQ
- the LOC137818501 gene encoding inorganic pyrophosphatase 1-like, yielding MSEIVVVFDFDKTIVDVDSDNWVIDELGFTDLFNQLLPTMPWNTLMDKMMMELHSQGKTIKDIEEVLHKIPLHPRVIPAVKAAHASGCDLRIVSDANLFFIESILKHLGIREYFSEINTNPGYVNEEGRLRILPCHDFNRSPHGCSLCPPNMCKGLVIKRMQDSISEEDKRLIYLGDGSGDYCPSLRLKEKDFMMPRKNFPVWDLICRDPSAVKAEIHGWSDGEELEQVLLHLISKVSMEHNSPFISSDCKLQILSVSAHEAIPKALPVRP